Proteins from a genomic interval of Gossypium hirsutum isolate 1008001.06 chromosome A09, Gossypium_hirsutum_v2.1, whole genome shotgun sequence:
- the LOC107888883 gene encoding probable E3 ubiquitin-protein ligase LUL4 yields MGISWSNTSNSNRRRNQAYLHGPPPPPPFYYPQEPTSLPPPPPPPPSQPSTSHPYPAHPPPPPPPIPNNYYCSPPYNPCCYSNPVMGRYPIQYPPYFANQASAWPPIRAHAVAAVPPQPPPSYVEHYNAKKVRNDVNVHKDTLKLEVDEQNPDHHLVSFVFDALFDGSITIFYFAKEELNCRFVPVFPEAFEPVRVPFQKGLGQRFQQPPGTGIDLGFFELDDLSKPSPGEDVFPLVISAETCMLPHSSDEHVGDPTQSTSAHMQITQAILEKNGNSFQAKVIRQILWVDGVRYELREIYGIGSSAAAEGFDDSDPGKECVICMTEPKDTAVLPCRHMCMCSECAKTLRLQSNKCPICRQPIEELIEIKINSTH; encoded by the exons ATGGGCATCTCATGGAGCAACACAAGCAATAGCAACCGGAGGAGAAACCAAGCTTACCTCCATGGCCCTCCACCTCCTCCACCTTTCTATTATCCCCAAGAACCCACTTCCCTTCCTCCTCCGCCACCTCCACCGCCATCCCAGCCTTCTACTAGCCACCCTTATCCTGCGCATCCTCCACCCCCACCGCCTCCAATTCCCAACAATTACTACTGTTCCCCACCCTACAACCCCTGCTGTTACTCAAACCCTGTCATGGGTCGTTACCCTATTCAATATCCTCCATATTTCGCCAACCAGGCTAGTGCCTGGCCCCCGATTCGTGCTCATGCCGTGGCGGCGGTGCCGCCTCAGCCGCCACCTTCTTATGTGGAGCATTATAATGCCAAGAAAGTGAGGAATGATGTGAACGTGCACAAGGATACGTTGAAGCTGGAAGTAGACGAGCAGAATCCCGATCATCACTTGGTTTCTTtcgtttttgatgctttgttTGATGGCag TATCACCATTTTCTACTTTGCCAAGGAAGAGTTGAACTGTAGATTTGTTCCCGTATTTCCTGAAGCCTTCGAGCCTGTGAGAGTCCCATTTCAGAAGGGACTTGGCCAGAGATTCCAGCAGCCTCCTGGGACAGGAATTGACTTAGGTTTCTTTGAATTGGATGATCTCTCGAAACCATCACCAGGGGAGGATGTTTTCCCTCTTGTAATTTCTGCTGAAACATGTATGCTGCCGCATTCATCTGATGAACATGTTGGTGATCCCACACAAAGTACATCAGCCCACATGCAAATTACTCAAGCCATTTTAGAGAAGAACGGTAACTCTTTCCAAGCAAAAGTGATACGGCAGATATTATGGGTTGATGGAGTCCGCTATGAACTACGCGAGATTTATGGAATAGGAAGCTCAGCAGCAGCGGAAGGCTTTGATGATAGTGACCCGGGGAAAGAGTGTGTTATCTGCATGACCGAACCCAAGGATACTGCGGTCCTACCTTGCCGCCACATG TGTATGTGCAGTGAATGTGCTAAAACATTGAGGCTTCAGTCAAATAAATGTCCAATATGCCGACAACCTATCGAAGAACTTATAGAAATCAAGATAAACAGCACTCattga